Genomic DNA from Dermacentor variabilis isolate Ectoservices chromosome 6, ASM5094787v1, whole genome shotgun sequence:
TAAGTGCCCTTGTATCTCTCTTTCCAAAtgcaagggttttcaaggatctCAAAGAGGCATACGAATCCTGCTCATAAAACAGTTATCTGGTCAGAAACAGAAGAAAGATAGAACATACTAATGTCGCCTTTTGACCTGGTTTACTCTGCGATGACAAATAACAGTGCAGAAACACAGTGCAAAAGTTTCTCataaaataaattatatgctcaagTTATGCAACACAGTAATCCTAAATATCAGAGACAATTTGCTGCTTTGCAATGTGCAGCTACAGTTGCACTTAAATCGGCCGCTCAGCATTTGGGTCAGAATATAAACTTTTCCATAAACAGCCCATACACAGTAATATTAACAAAACTCAGACTCTCTGCGTGCTTCTGTAGCTCAAAAGCTATTCTTTATTAAAGCTGCCTTCTCTGCAGCAGGATTAGCAAAACCCACTTCACACATAACTTATAGACAGCTTGCACACGACGTCATGGACCCTGCTTTTCACATTGATCGTTCTCCAATATGGCACCTAGAATGACGTTAGTGTATCACATTTACTGCCACGGGTAACCTACTTCCATGAAGGAAAGCTTAGTAGGGATCCCTGCACTACAGGCTGTGTTGGAGCTGCAAAAGATGCAAACAGACACAGCTGCtcatcatgctggttcaccaacatgGCGCGTAGGATGACATCAGTGTAAGTCATCTAAAGGGAGAACAGTTTGCTTACTGTAAGTATTTACATAAGTATGTAACTGAGAATGTTGCCATATTTATGTGGTCAATCGACTTCCACAAGCCTTTTCCCCTCTTAAAtgaagtgtcaatgaaaaaattccTTAGGAACTTTTCTAAAAGCCATTCCAGAAGCTTTGGCATGTGCTTATCCTGCACTTAGTAGTGCTTACAGGTGCAAGGAAATGGCTTTTTGAACAGTATAaaagagaaaagtgcaaacaTCTTTTTAAATGAACTGGTACATCTATTGATAGGCTGCAAGTGGTTAAACTTGCCTGCAGTTTTCCATTCACTTTTTTAAGCTATATGGCCTTTCTTCATTCTAATTAACTTTAGTAACAATTATAAACTTTCTGTACATTTAGATACTGTACCTTCACATGTCTTCAAGTTTGTCGGCGGCCATTTACCTAGTGCAGCATATTTCTGGTGCCACATTTCCTGCTATTCATCATCCCTTGCATCTCAGCAGCGACCTCACTGTTAGCATATAGTAACCTAGTCAGCCTGTCTCGCAAACAGAATGCCAGTTTCATATCTGGCGACAGGTATCTGCATTAGGTTCTAGCAGTTGTCACCAGCATGAAGCAGTAATGAAGAGCACATTACTTAATAGATTATTCTTTATTAACATGAGGTTATACTTACGAACATGTGCTACCAATAAGAAGTACCACAAAGTTCCAATTCTTGACATGCAACTAAAGGAAAGAACTGATCCATAAAAACAGCAGTGAACAAATGCAACAAAAGGTAATCTACCTGAACAAAAATGAATTTCGTAGCTATTCCCCATCTTCACTGATTTGCCTGTGCCATTGAAAGTCCTCAAACACAAGATTGGTGCTCATCTCCCTGGTCAGCTGCTTCTTGAACTTTGATCGGTCAATGATTCTCTTTTCCTGGAGTTTTGGATAGACTTCCTCGGGCTCAGCCTTCGCAAGCTTGAAGGGAACGTCGGCAATCAAGTCCCCAGACATGGGCCCCAGGTACAGCTGCACTCTGAGGACATAGGAAATGATAATGCCGATCGCATCCTCGTGGTTCAGTGTGGAGGAAGCTAGGCAGGCGTCAGTCTCCTTTAGCAGACCATCCAACGCAATGCCTCTCCGGTCTCGATTTTCCGATGCCAACGGTAGGAGATGAAACACCTTGGAGAAGGCTGCACCAGGAAGAATCGGGCAGTTTTCGCTGCTGTCCACGGATGCCACCACCTTGGAGTAATGACCGTGCACGAGCGTCACCTCTGTGTTCTGCAGCACCAGGACCTTGATGTTTCGCACGTTCTTCTTGGAGTAATTGGAAACTGACACGTGCGCGTTGATCTTGTCGTCGTGGAAGTAGATCTCCTTGTCGAGCACGACCTCGAGTTCCACTTTGCCAGGGCTGAGGGTGAAGCCCTTGCAGACCACGGTCGTCGGCTGGCGCTCGCTCTGCGTGAGCGGTGCGTACTGCACCTTGCGGATCGCCATGTTGACGGTGCTGCGCCGGTGCGCTTTCTGCTGATCGTCTTCTGCGACGTACACACGTAGTTCGTACTCGACACCCAGCGGTTTGCCGCGGTCGCTGGGGCCAGGCTGGAGCGTTACAGACATGGGCGCATTCGCCGGGAGGCTGAAGCTGAAGGAGTACGCGCTGTTGCCCAGTTTGCGAAGCAAGCGCTGCTGGAGATCAGACACTTGGGTAACCTGGTTGCGCTCGGGCACTATCTGGTCATGGGCAAGATACAACTGTCGGTAAAAGTGCAGTCCCATCACCTCGTCCTCTTCTCTACCGTATCGGAAAGTGGTGATCACTTGGCCGAAGACTTTCCTACCCTTGAGGTAGTCGTTGTCAACCACGACAACACCTTCAACGGGATCGCAGCTCTCACCCCGCTGCGCGAAGTCCCGCTTGCCGATGTAAACGGTGACCTTACCATTGGGCGATACTTTCTTGTACACCTTCACGGCGACGACGAGACACAGCAAGACGAAGAACGCCATTGTGGAAGTGAGTACGCAGTGACAGACGTCTGCACGCCTGTCGTGATGCGTACTGCGCCGGCGACTGCGGCAGCAACGTATTTATGCGGTTGCCGAAACACCGCAGTCGTATGACGCGCGACAAACGAGATTAAGGTGAAACCCCACGATTGCAGTGCCCGTACAGAGTAAAAGGTCCCAGTGATGTGGCTTCTTGATCCGCGAGGATCATCGTCAAGCAAACCAAATAACTTGCAACAGCTCGACTCGCTAGCGGTCGCAACTCGCTTCCAACAGATCCTGTGTACTTACCAAGTGTTGGCGGCAGTCTTCTTCCTCTTGCCATGTTTTTCGGCATCAGCCTTGCGCTTTGAACTCATCGTTCTGCTAACTATAGGCAACCGAAACTACTCCGGTAAGACGCGACAAAATTTACCAACCACCCACGTGCGCGATGCACCGGCAACACCAAGCTGCGCGTGCGCTACGAGCCTTCGAGTTGCCAGACGCTCACACGTCTCAGGCCGGCGCCTACGAAGCAACGGAGGAAGGATAACGGAGGCCACTGCAGTGACCATCATATCTAAACGCCCACATTTCTCGTGTTGCGATCATGTTATTGATCACAGAGGTTTCCCCCAATTGGAACTAACTCCAAGCTTCCCGTTGTCCGGAATGAGTAAATGGGACTGCGATTCTCAGCTGGAAGTTTACAAA
This window encodes:
- the Arr2 gene encoding arrestin 2 isoform X3 produces the protein MAFFVLLCLVVAVKVYKKVSPNGKVTVYIGKRDFAQRGESCDPVEGVVVVDNDYLKGRKVFGQVITTFRYGREEDEVMGLHFYRQLYLAHDQIVPERNQVTQVSDLQQRLLRKLGNSAYSFSFSLPANAPMSVTLQPGPSDRGKPLGVEYELRVYVAEDDQQKAHRRSTVNMAIRKVQYAPLTQSERQPTTVVCKGFTLSPGKVELEVVLDKEIYFHDDKINAHVSVSNYSKKNVRNIKVLVLQNTEVTLVHGHYSKVVASVDSSENCPILPGAAFSKVFHLLPLASENRDRRGIALDGLLKETDACLASSTLNHEDAIGIIISYVLRVQLYLGPMSGDLIADVPFKLAKAEPEEVYPKLQEKRIIDRSKFKKQLTREMSTNLVFEDFQWHRQISEDGE